In Mixophyes fleayi isolate aMixFle1 chromosome 11, aMixFle1.hap1, whole genome shotgun sequence, one DNA window encodes the following:
- the CAPZB gene encoding F-actin-capping protein subunit beta isoform X2: MSDQQLDCALDLMRRLPPQQIEKNLSDLIDLVPSLCEDLLSSVDQPLKIARDKVVGKDYLLCDYNRDGDSYRSPWSNKYDPPLEDGAMPSARLRKLEVEANNAFDQYRDLYFEGGVSSVYLWDLDHGFAGVILIKKAGDGSKKIKGCWDSIHVVEVQEKSSGRTAHYKLTSTVMLWLQTNKTGSGTMNLGGSLTRQMEKDETVSDSSPHIANIGRLVEDMENKIRSTLNEIYFGKTKDIVNGLRSVQTFADKSKQEALKIDLVEALKKKQQS, translated from the exons AGTGATCAGCAGCTGGATTGTGCCTTGGATTTAATGAGGCGTCTCCCTCCCCAACAGATTGAGAAAAACCTCAGTGACCTCATTGACCTG GTACCCAGTCTATGTGAAGACCTTCTGTCCTCGGTGGACCAGCCTCTGAAGATCGCTCGAGACAAGGTGGTGGGGAAAGACTACTTGCTGTGTGATTATAACAGAGATGGCGATTCCTACAG GTCACCGTGGAGCAATAAGTACGACCCACCCTTGGAAGATGGAGCCATGCCATCCGCTCGCTTGCGTAAGCTGGAGGTGGAAGCCAACAATGCCTTCGACCAGTACAGAGACCT GTATTTTGAAGGAGGTGTATCCTCCGTGTACCTCTGGGATCTGGACCACGGCTTTGCCGGAGTGATCCTTATCAAAAAAGCTGGCGATGGCTCCAAGAAGATCAAAGGCTGCTGGGACTCCATCCACGTGGTGGAAGTGCAG GAGAAGTCGAGTGGCCGCACTGCCCATTATAAACTGACCTCTACTGTGATGCTGTGGCTGCAGACGAACAAGACTGGATCAGGGACAATGAACCTAGGTGGAAGTCTCACCCGGCAG ATGGAGAAGGACGAGACTGTGAGCGACTCTTCCCCGCACATAGCAAATATTGGACGGCTGGTAGAG gaCATGGAGAATAAAATTCGGAGCACTCTTAATGAGATCTACTTTGGGAAAACCAAGGACATAGTCAACGGGCTCAG aTCCGTTCAGACGTTTGCAGACAAATCAAAACAGGAGGCTTTGAAGATTGACTTGGTGGAGGCTCTGAAGAAGAAGCAGCAAAGTTAG
- the CAPZB gene encoding F-actin-capping protein subunit beta isoform X1: MSDQQLDCALDLMRRLPPQQIEKNLSDLIDLVPSLCEDLLSSVDQPLKIARDKVVGKDYLLCDYNRDGDSYRSPWSNKYDPPLEDGAMPSARLRKLEVEANNAFDQYRDLYFEGGVSSVYLWDLDHGFAGVILIKKAGDGSKKIKGCWDSIHVVEVQEKSSGRTAHYKLTSTVMLWLQTNKTGSGTMNLGGSLTRQMEKDETVSDSSPHIANIGRLVEDMENKIRSTLNEIYFGKTKDIVNGLRSIDAIPDNVKFRQLQRELSQVLTQRQIYLQPDN, translated from the exons AGTGATCAGCAGCTGGATTGTGCCTTGGATTTAATGAGGCGTCTCCCTCCCCAACAGATTGAGAAAAACCTCAGTGACCTCATTGACCTG GTACCCAGTCTATGTGAAGACCTTCTGTCCTCGGTGGACCAGCCTCTGAAGATCGCTCGAGACAAGGTGGTGGGGAAAGACTACTTGCTGTGTGATTATAACAGAGATGGCGATTCCTACAG GTCACCGTGGAGCAATAAGTACGACCCACCCTTGGAAGATGGAGCCATGCCATCCGCTCGCTTGCGTAAGCTGGAGGTGGAAGCCAACAATGCCTTCGACCAGTACAGAGACCT GTATTTTGAAGGAGGTGTATCCTCCGTGTACCTCTGGGATCTGGACCACGGCTTTGCCGGAGTGATCCTTATCAAAAAAGCTGGCGATGGCTCCAAGAAGATCAAAGGCTGCTGGGACTCCATCCACGTGGTGGAAGTGCAG GAGAAGTCGAGTGGCCGCACTGCCCATTATAAACTGACCTCTACTGTGATGCTGTGGCTGCAGACGAACAAGACTGGATCAGGGACAATGAACCTAGGTGGAAGTCTCACCCGGCAG ATGGAGAAGGACGAGACTGTGAGCGACTCTTCCCCGCACATAGCAAATATTGGACGGCTGGTAGAG gaCATGGAGAATAAAATTCGGAGCACTCTTAATGAGATCTACTTTGGGAAAACCAAGGACATAGTCAACGGGCTCAG ATCAATAGACGCTATACCAGACAACGTTAAGTTTAGACAACTCCAGAGGGAGCTGTCTCAGGTGCTGACGCAACGCCAGATCTACCTGCAGCCAGATAACTAG